GTCACTCAGAAAGGCCAGTGTCCCTGCTTCCTGTGGTCTACCTCCCGGGGTGCAGAGCTTCCTGTTTATCTGTGGTGTCGCCTCTGTTACACTAACTGCCAGGAACAGATTTACCCCTGTCCGCGTCTGCTCTGGAGTGAATTGACCCTGGTCTTTCGTTTTGCCTGCTGTAAACTCTGGTTCCCTGCCAGCCTCGACTTCCCCATCTGAGATGGAGCTGGAGTAGTCGGGCCGTGTTGTGTGAACCCTTTGCCTGTGCTGGCACCTTTATGTTGCACCCAACTTCGGCTCTGTTGGGGAGCTGATGCCTTCTAAGGATCCCAGTCCTCTGGGGGCCTCAGGGGAGGGGAGTTCTCCCTCTGTCCAGCTTTGGCTGGGTGCACCTATGTTGGGGTGTTCGTGGTGAGCACCTCACGTCGGCACCATCCTAGACTCTTGTCTCGCCTGTGTGGGGACAGTGGTGGTTGAGGGACCTCTTTGACGGGCTTTGCTGGCACCCTTTGTTCAGAGTGCTGGCCACATTCTCCTCATGGTGTTGGGCCAGGGCCTGACTCCAGATGGCCTGTACAGGTGGGGCCAGGCTAGGCTTCCACATCTCGCTTTCCAGGATTGACCTCGAGGAAGTCTTGGGACGAGAGCATTGTGGAGTGATTGTGAGGCCCTCGGCCCTCCTTCATGTCCATCCATAGTCCCCTCTGTTGTGATATTGAGTGCAGGTGGACCCCAGCTGGCCAGGGTGTCCCACGTGTGAGGGAAAACACGCTGGGCAGATGTGGCTGCGGGCAGTGGCACGTCATTCACAGCCCAGGCACTGCATCTGCATGGaaatgagtttattataatagagaggtgaggagaaagacagggaaggaggaggacagagaggaagaaggggggtcgagggtgcacacctcatgggaatggagagaaagagcggaagagagaggaggaaggggtttTTCCTTAAGtcaggcttttatgtcaggacgcaGGGCAGCCCCAAGGGGCgagtcagaatattaacaccCTCCCTTTAGAGTGTAAGGTTAGCTGTGCATTCTGGGGGACTCTCTAGATCTGTGGAAAGGTGGGGAGGACCCCTGTGCCTCAACTCTGCAAGGGGTATGGAGCAGGTGGTTTTAGGGATGgtctttttgtttgagacagggtctcactgtgaggtcctggctggctggccttgaattcagagacccgactgcctctgcctccctgtagGGGCATTGaacatgtgtaccaccatgtccagcatctAGCCTTTTGACATGGGAGTTCGAGTTGCTGCTGCCGTCGGTTCTAGGGTGGACGGGCTCTGCGCACCCCTCCCccagtctctgtgtctgtgtaggtGGCCGTAGTGAGCTAAAGGGGCTGCTCACCACTTCCTGTGGTTTCTTTCTAGGTTTCTAGTCCATCTGGAGCCAACCAGGCTCACACCTTCTCTATGTCCAAgatggtttggggggggggggcaatcaGTTCTTCCATTTTGGTCGGTGCTGTGTGGAactgtgggccaggaagcaggtcatttcttctggcttccaagccTTCCCATATGTAGCCCCTCAGCAAGGCACCCATGCTAGCCATCTTGCCTCAGTGGTTGCTCTGACCGCTTCTTACAGCACTCCCACAGACGGTGAGCAGAGCTTCAGGACAGCCCGGCCGGCTGGATGCTATCAGCAGCCACTGCGATGAACCGATGAACCGGTGTGCTTGGGAGCTGGCGTGCTTGGGAACCGGCGAGGCCGAAGAAGCAGAGGCTCTGGGTGAAATGGGAAATCCTGGCTCTGCTCCAGCCAGTTCTGTCTGGCCTAGGCCAGTCACTTAGCCTCTCTGAACCGTAGCTCAGTGGTTGGCAGGATTAAGGGAAGTCAGAGAAAAGACTGGCTGCCTCCTGGTGGGAATCAGATGCCAAAGGCCTGGCTGTGGGGGAGGGAACCGTGGCCCGTGTCTGGGGGTCAGGAGGCCTGGCAGTGGGGGAGggagccatggtgtgtgtgtgtgtgtgtgtgtgtggtgtgtgtgtgtgtgtgtgtgtgtgtgtgtgtgtggagagggggAGGTCAGAAGGCTTTGCCTAACAGCTTAGGTCCCAGGTCCGTGGCCTGGGAAGTTGTGTGGCAGTCCGTGGCCTGGGAAGTTGTGTGGCAGGTGGTCATTCAACCTTTGTTGAGTTTTCCCTGTGTCCTAGAGACATCATAGCCCTGCAGGGCGGTGTCAGAGTTCAAAGGGATGAAGagcccctgcctctgctcccccgCGGATCTGCTGAGTCACCAGTGCTTGTAGGGATCATCTCTGCCCTCTGCCAGGGCATGGCCACCCTGCTGTGACCTCCGagacctcccttccctcctcaagTCCCCTCCATCCCTTGTTTATACACTGGTGATTCTTAGTGAGAGGTGACTTTTGTCTCTTGGAGGGCACTTGGCAAATTCTGAAGATATTTGTGGTTATTATGACACGgagcggcggggggggggggtggtggcaAAGGTGGCATCTAGTGGGTGAAGTCAAGGATATTGCCAAACAGTGCAGAAAGTCTTCTAACCCCATGTCAGCCGTGGTGAGATTGGGAACTCTGTCACTGCATGTCTTTACCGGTTGGGACCCTCAGCTGGGTGGCCAGGATCTTAGCCCCTCAGGTCTGAGTCTTCACCTTTGTCTACCTCTGTCACTCTTCAGCTGTCCCTGGTCGCACCGCCCCAAATCCCTCAGCTGCACCCTTCCTGCCGAGCCTTTGCATGTTCTGTGACCCTGGTGTGTCCGGCAAAGCCCTGTCCCTATCCCAACAGCCTTTTCTCTAGGGAAATGCTCCCTCCCCCAGAACACTGTTCTCCCTCTCCTTTGGTTCCCGTGGGGCTGGtgttgccctctgccacccccactTCATCCCATCTCTGGCTGGGCTGCCTTGCTCCTCATCAGCCCTCATCACTGTGGCGTGCTTACTGTGCCCTGGGGCTCTGCTGAGCTCCTCTGTGTCCTAGACAGCCTGGCAAGCTAAGTTTGGCTAGCAGTTTGCGGGAGGGGCACCTGGGCTCAGAAGTAGGAgatttgagccatctctccagcccctctggagAGAAAATGGGGTGGAGAGTGTTCAAGGAAAACCCCCAcaccaacctctggcttccacatagcTGTATACATAGTGCATGCACATGCGCCAGGTGATAATGAGGTCCCCTGGTCAGCCAGTAACAGGCTCAGGACCTAGGGTCTAGTAGCGTGGCTCTGTAGCAGCCAGGCTCTTGGTATGAagtccagactggcttcaaactccccatcctccagtcgcagcctcccaagtgctgggattgcgaGTGTACCCCACCACACTCACTCACAACCGCTCCATTCTACTGCTTTTGATGCCCATGGCAAGACAAGGTACACCACAGGACTCCAGGTCACCTCAGGTCCCTTTTTGTGCCATAACCTTATGGTCACATGAAAAACTCCAGGCTCTGGAATGATGACTGCTGATGTGTAAAAGTACTTTACAGGGAGCTGGGGAGAAAATGAAGCATTTGAGGTCCCTTATTcacacacagtttaaaaaaaaaaaaagccaggtggtggtggcacgtgtctttcatcccagcactggggatgcagaggcagagagaggggggtccctgggacttgctgatcATCCATTCTAACTGATTGACAagctctaagttcagtgagagacccttctcaaaagagttacttatttttattttgtgtgcctgTGCACTCCGTTGtaatgcttgtggaggccagagggggcatcagatgccctggaactggagttactaatgatcgtgagctgccatgtgggtgctgggaaccaaaaccagggtcctctggaagagcagccagtgctcttaagtgccgagccatctcttcagccactgtcttaaaaaataaggtggagagtgattgaggaaaacTCCCAACACCAACCTTTGGCTTCCACATAGACGTAAACATaagtgcatgcaacacacacacacacacacacacacacacacacacacacacacaaataataataatagtaatgatataattataataataacaacttcaaattttttaaagtagtttgCAAACCAGTCTCCAGCTGCTCCCTGGATTTAGTCAtctaatctgtttttcttttatgtagcTCAGAAATCAAAGTACGTATGCAAAAATTGGAATAATGTGTTaagggaaaggaaacagaagaccACATAATGGGTACTTTCATTTCATTGAAATGCCCAGAATAGGCAAATCTATAAGCAAAAAGTAGTTAAGTGGTCGCTAGGGGCTCTGGGAAGGAAGTTGGGGTCACAATTACTAAAGGGCATGGGCATTTGAGGCTCTGTTGGACATTTTCTCAGATTGACTGTGCAGTGGGTTGTACAACCCTGTGGACATCTAAATAGTTTCACAATGCCCGTGACTGTGTCTCACAGTTTACATATTACATTTCAGCAGAAGTACACAAGAAGTGACATAATAAGGTGTCCATGAagtgcccccacccccccaccccatcagCCAGTGTTGTTTCTTCATGTGACTGCAACCCAGCACAGACGCTTCCCTGTCTGAAAGAGCGCAGAGTACGTGGTCTGTGCTTTGCTTTTTCGCTTCCCGTGTCTTGGAGACCTTACACTGTCCATGGAGTGAGCTTCCTCTTCTCACCATTGTGTTCTGTTACGGATCAGCTGTTCTTTATTTAGCCAGTCCTGAGAGACGGACACGTGGGTGGTTTCCAAGTCTTTGGGTATTGCAAGCACTCAACAGTGGACAGCCTTGACCAGGCTCTTTGTACAGCATACAAGGATGCTGGctgttgggactggagagatggctctgtggttgtgTACTCACGGGACGggcactgggcaggcagaggtaggtgactctctgagttctaggccagccaggctacatagtaaggccctgcctttaaaaagaaaaagtaacggGGATACCTCtaagcccagcactcaagaggcagaggcacgcGGATCTCTGTTttggaggtcagtctggtctacagagcgagttccaggacagccagggctacatagagaaaccttgtctgggaaaaaaagaaaagcaaataaataaataaataaagacggaaataaaagaaaaagtaagagtttatactgttcttgcagagtacCCGAGTTTGGCtctcggttcccagcacccacgttaggTGCCTCATAACCGCATGCGATTCCAGCTTTAGGGAAGTCTAATGGGAtgctctggcctctgcgggcagcTGTACTTAAGTCCATATGTTACTCCCCTCCAAACACAGAtagatataatttaaaacaattttttgttttttgagacaaggtctccctatgtagctttgACTGGCTTGGAACCTATGATGtacttcaactcacagagattctcctgcctctgcctcagagagTACTGAGTtgaaggtgtacgccaccacacctggcagaaaTCAAAATCTTTAAATTGAAGGACTGTCAGCCAACCTCCTAAAGTAGAAGTGCTGGTCGCAGCTGGGCCGTGGAAAGTCACCTTCCAGCTGTGTAGGGAGGAGAGCCCGGTGGCCCGTGAGAAGTGTAAGCATCGTGGGACTGTGTCTGTCCTGGCTGTCCAGAGGCCGCACTCTTCCCGTGGGCACTGACAGTTCACATCCCCCATCCCGTTTCCCCTTGGCTCTTTCCTGCCCATCAGCTGTTTGCCTGTGATAAGAATTGTGTGTTTTTATTGCAGCCTTATTCCTGGTGCTTTGGCCAGTGTGAAAGGATGCTGAATGTTTTCAAAAGAGAGGGAATCTTTGACGTTTTCCCTCCttatctttatttgtgtgtgtgtaagcttgtgtgcatggaggtcagaggacagctttttgaagtagttctttccttctgtgtaggctctggggattgaactcagatcatcaggcttggcagcaatcacctttatctcttgagccatcttgccatctcTTTGAgcacacctcccccccccccctctctctctctctttctgagacagggtttctctgtgtagttttggtgcctgtcttgggtctcactctgtagcccaggctggcctcgaactcacagagatccacctgcctctgcctcccgcagtgctggggattaaaggcgtgcgccaccaccgcctggctgttctCTCAACTTTTACAAGGATCCACTTTTGATtcatcctctccttccctcccttccaaacatggtctcactctgtagcccaggctagaaattatttatagcccaggctggcctgaaactcatgtgtaaaccaggctgactttgaactcaggaaGTTCTCTTGGTTCGGCATCCTCCgcgttggggttacaggtgtgagccaccatgcccaggttatCTTGTGACTTCTTGAGTCACAGCTTGTGGCCGAGAGCTAGGCCTTGGAGTATATGTATAATTCTATAATTCCCTAGAGGGAACGTCTTGCTGGGAGCTTGGAGAAGCTGGGAgagggtgtgtatgtggggggagggCAGTGATACAGACGGGACCCTCGTGCCTAGACCCAGAAGCGAGGAGGACTGGGTTCGCCCTCtgtttctccacccagccacgtGGCTGAACCTGTTTCCTTCTTATCTATATGATGGGGTTGAGAATCTGATCAGAGAAGGTGCTGGGGTCCAGTGTGGGACCCCCTCTGATGGAGAGTGAGGGGTTGGTTGTTTAGGCCCATTCTTTATTGAACTACCTTCTACTCAGAGTTGTTGTGGGGCATCCTTAGCCCCAACAGTCCCCAGTGGGCTCTCTGTGACTCTTCAGACCAAACACACCCAATGACCTACCTATCTCTAGAGTCAAGTTCTGTTCCCTGGTGATTTGCAAGCCTTTGTATGTGTCATCGTCCATCCCCTGTACCCCCacaggtgtctgtctgtctggatgcACCTGACCTGTGGCCTCTAAGCAGCCTAGGGTGTGCCAAATCCTTCCCGTCTGTATACTTCCCATACGCTGCTCAGGGGTCCCCTTCCCACACATTCCCTGGTTCCTCTGTGACCTGGCTTCTTTCCAGCCTCACCGGGTCCCGCTGATGCCCAGACAGCCTCAGGCCTGAGTCACAGCAGCTGCAAATGCTGAATGGGTAAGGACCACATGGTCACTTGAGATTCACCCTGGTCCTTTGCCTCCTCTGACACCGGCAGGTGCCAACATTGCCTCTGGTGAGGAAGTAGCCATCAAGCTGGAATGTGTGAAAACGAAGCACCCACAGCTCCACATTGAGAGCAAGTTCTACAAGATGATGCAGGGAGGAGGTGAggcaggggtggggctggggcttgGGGGAGgtgcagaaggagagggagggaaagaggctgGGTTAGGGAGGGTACAGAagatgggggagtggggggaggctGGCAGTCCTGGtgcagggcggggggggggggggcggggggggagtgACCCTGACCAAGCCTCTCTTCCTTGGGCCCAGTGGGGATCCCGTCCATCAAGTGGTGCGGGGCTGAGGGAGACTACAATGTGATGGTCATGGAGCTGCTGGGGCCCAGCCTGGAGGACCTTTTCAACTTCTGTTCCCGAAAGTTCAGCCTCAAGACGGTGCTGCTGCTGGCCGACCAGATGGTGAGTCCCACCTGTCCCCTCAGGTGTCTCTCAGGGGACTCCCCCACCGCTAGCCCGCTGCTCTCAGCCATTGTATCAGTGGGTCCTACAGACCAGCCCTGGGTCCCACCTCCTGAGGCTGGACCTGTTCTAGCCCATTGTGGAACCTCGAGAGTGCCTCATTGACATGTAGATTCCAGGCTCAGCTCCAAACCCGATGTGTTAATTACTTctctgttactatgataaaaacATGTGACCAATCCAGGGGGCAGCAATGGTGCACACCTTCGGTCCCAAccctcaggagatagaggcaggtgatctctgagttcaaggccagccggggtctacagaacaagttccaggacagtcagggctacccagagaagccctgtctcgaaaaacaaaaacatgtgaccaagagcaacttctggaggaaagaactgatttGGGGGTAAGGTTCCAGAGATGGAGTCCGGTGGTGGGGAAGGCAGGTATGGTGGCGGGGAGACATTTCTATTTAAACCACCctacctgctgagtcacctccTGCTAAGCCTCCGGCTGCTGCCTGCACAACTGTCAGGCTCTGTCCCAGTGCCTGACCTGAGGCCGATGACTAATTCCTGGGGCCTCAGCCACCTTGTTTTCCCTCTGCCAGGTTGTCATGGGGATTAAGTGGGGGTGCTGTGCaatgctggggtggggtggggtgggggagcagggggcCAGAGCAGGTGTCCTGCAGCCCTTGGCGATCCACAGAGGAAGGCCTTGTCTAAAGGTAAAACAGGCCACGCCCCCTCTTTGGTAGGTCCATCCCtaccttagttagggttactattgctatgatgatttaaaaaaaaaaagctggggacgaaagggtttatttggcttacgtaTCCTGAGTCAGTCCActgcaggaagtcaggacaggaacttaaaccaggcaggaacctggaggcaggagctagtgcagagaccatggaggagagctgcttactggtttgttcctcagcctgctttattgcagaactcaggaccaccatctGAGGTTCTaccaagcactggggaggtagaggccaggcagatctctgtgagttcgaggccagcctggtctacagagtgagttccaggacagtcagggcttattacacagagaaaccctgtctcaaaatacaaacaaaaatcactaaaACCCACACTTACATGTAAGcctgtacacatatatataaataactagagccgggcggtggtggcgcacgcctttaatcccagcactcgggaggcagagccaggcggatctctgtgagttcaaggccagcctgggctaccaagtgagttccaggaaaggcacaaagctacacagagaaaccctgtctcgaaaaaaccaaaaaataaaataaaataaataaataaataaataaataaataaataaataaataaataaataaataaataaataaataactatattAGCTTATTAGCCTTGGGGCCGACAAGATGGCTCcgaggtaaagatgcttgctgccaagcctgaaggccTGCGTTTGATTCCCTGGGACGtggtagagagaactgactcccttgGTGTTCTCTTACTTCACACCCATGTCATGGCACCCATACCCACAGGcagacataaacacaaataagtaAGAAATCTTAGAAATTTGCACCTCCCAAGGAAGGTGCAGGTCTTGCTGCGGGCTTTAGGTCTTGGTCTACAGCCACTGTGCATTTTTAgtacacctgcatgcacacagagaAGAATGGGCAAATTCTTACAGAGTGAAACCCAGAAACATCCTCGAGGTACTCAGCCATGCCGAGACATGAGGCCAACCTACCAGAAGCCatgtcacatgcatgcatgttaaCTTGAGCTCTTAAAAATCCTCTGTGTCACCagccggtggtggcacacgcctttaatcccaacactcaggaggtagaggcaggtggatctctgagtttagggccagcctggtcctcatagggagttccaggacagccagggctacatagagaaaccctgtcttggaaaaacaaacagacaaattcTCTGTCTCAGAAAGGGTTTTGCTCTGGACGTCTCACTTGAACTTGTTCTGATCACTCACTAATAAAAACCTCATAAAGGGAAGTGGGCTGTGTGTCTGTCGGACTGTTGGTGGCGTTTGGAAGCGGAGTGATAGTGATGAGTCTTGTCTTGTGCTCCGGTTCTCTGACCACGCCCCACGTGTGGTTGACTGTCTCTGGCTTCGGGCCCTGGGAGGGTCGAGCCAGGCAGGGGTTCCAGAGGACGCGGCCGCCTTTCTGCCTGCCTTCCCCTAGCTCTTGGCCTTCCTCTCCTTGTCTCTCACCGTGTTTTGTGAGCTCCTTCACCGTCCTCTTTACTCGGGAAAGCCTGCCTGCCCCCTGAAACCACGCTTTATACCGAGGCTAGATCTTCTTCCCCCTGGCCAGAGCGAGGGGCCTCGCGTACATTTGCCCTCCCTCTGTGGAGTGACCTGCTGTCTCCTCACCTCCCCCAGATCAGCCGCATCGAGTACATCCACTCCAAGAACTTCATCCACCGGGATGTGAAGCCTGACAACTTTCTCATGGGCCTGGGGAAGAaaggcaacctggtctacatcatTGACTTCGGCCTGGCCAAGAAAGTACCGCGATGCCCGCACCCACCAGCATATCCCCTACCGGGAAAACAAGAACCTGACTGGCACTGCCCGCTATGCCTCCATCAACACCCACCTGGGCATCGGTGAGTGGGCTGGGCCTGAGCAGGCATGCTGTGGCCGCTGGCCAGGATGAGCCTGGGTCGGCGACCCCAGaggttttttttctggtgagcCTTACCGAGATCCCCCACCCTATCTGGCCCAGGTCTGGACTTGttccacacagaccccttcataAGCAGAGCTGTGTGTATTTGTCTACCTTGGCAGTCCACTTGTGTGGTGGCAGGGTTTCCTCATCATACCTCTGAGACATGCAATCCCGGAGGTTTTAACGTGCCATTTAAGGGCATGTAGCGTAATGAATTCCGGAGCTGGATTTGACCCCAGTCCTGTCTCAAGCTCTAGTGTGAGCTTTAAGCACAAGACGGGCCGGGTGAGGGGGTGGTGGGTGCCCACACACAGTTGTTGAGTGACATAGCACCTAGGCTGGAAAAACTggctggaacagacatgagaaagCTCTGCCCCAGGCCGtctagaagaggaggagaatgggGCACCAGTTATAGTGTTTGGGAGCCAACAGGCACTGAGGCGGGAGAGGGCGGGAGTGCAGCCTGACTGGACTTTGACCTCCTGACCTGTGGCCCCTGACCTCCTGACCTGTGCAGAGCAAAGCCGTCGAGATGACCTGGAGAGCTTGGGCTACGTGCTCATGTACTTCAACCTGGGCTCCCTGCCCTGGCAGGGTCTCAAAGCAGCCACCAAGCGTCAGAAGTATGAGCGTATCAGTGAGAAGAAGATGTCAACGCCCATtgaggtcctctgcaaaggcTACCCCTGTGAGTAGCCAGCGGGCATGGCATTTCCTTCTAAGGGCAAGATCGGGGAGGGGGGGGGTTAGGGGGGGACGCTACCCATGGGGTTACCCCTGACCTTGACACCAGAATGCTTAGGACAGTCACTAGGATCTCTCTGCCTAGGAGCTAGCTGGGATACCTGAACCTCCACACCTGGTTGTCACATACCAGCTGTCCCCAGCCCCGTCTCTTGCCTTATCCTGAAGGCTCACACTCAGCCCGGATGGTCTGAAGAAGTAGAAGCTGGGCTTAGGTCATGATGGGACTCTGCACCCCATCAGGCTCTTGAACAGCCTTTGAGTTTAGGGCAGCTGTTGACCTTGGGGTGCTTGGTCAGACAGGTGGCCAGCTGGGAGCCCGGCCCCGCAGCATCTCTCCTTGAAAGTGGGCCGTGTAGTTTCCATCCTGCCCCTCTCGGATTGGTCCTGTGGCAGGGACAGTGGGTGCCGAGGACAGTGGTGGCTGCTGAGGCTCTCAGGACAGTGAGCCTCACGGCGGCCTCTTCTGTCCTTGTGACCCACCAGCCGAGTTCTCGACATACCTCAACTTCTGCCGCTCGCTGCGGTTCGATGACAAACCCGACTACTCCTACCTGCGCCAGCTCTTCCGCAACCTCTTCCACCGGCAGGGCTTCTCCTACGACTACGTCTTCGACTGGAACATGCTCAAATTCGTGAGTCACCGGCAGCCCAAGGCGGGCTTGGGGGGACTGGGCAGGGCAGGCGCTGACTTGGAGGGCCAGGGTGACCTGGTGGGAGGCGGGGCTCCCACTAAATGGGAGGTATGAGCTGAACAGTGTGAGTGACCTCGCGGGCCATCCTGGGGGACAGGGCCCAGGGAAGGCATGGCCACCTACCAGCTGGAAAAGGGCCTGGCCTGGCCTCCGGTCCCTTTTGGGTAGGTGCGGTTCGTGGATGGCGCTGGCTGGACCCACTGCCACCCTGATAGCGATCTGCGCTTTCCTGCTCCTCTTGTGCATATGCCAGGTGGTGGCCCTCTCTGAGGCCTCCACGGCCAGCCTGGACCCCGCCAGAGTGGCTTCTTTGTTTCTGGTTATAGGACCCTGGGTCTTACTAGGCAGTTCTGTCTCCCTCTTTTAAGGGTCCTGGGGGTGGGTTAGGGAGAAGCGTTCACCAGTCATGCCTCAAGCGCTGGAATCCGTGAAATTGTATGTCTTGTTTCACATCTCTTCTGGAAAAGGGGGCTTCCTCGAGCCAGGCTCAGCCCCGAAACAACGAAGCTCTTGCGTCACCCCGCCCCCTCCCTTGGCCTTGCGCTGGGCCCACGCCCTCACCCACTTACTGGTAAGGACCCTCCGAGGCCTGGCTTTTCCAACATTTGCAGCTTAGCCAGGGAGCACGAGGGCTGAGCCTCAGCTGTGCGCTCTCTCTGTGCTTTCCAGGTGCCCGGCGCCCCTGGGCACCCAAGGACCCCCGGATAGGCCggtggaggaggtggagcaaCTGCCCCCCCAAAGATACTGGCCTGTGGTCTGGACTCCAGGGCCCCAGTTCTGACACCACCAGGGGTGTCTCAGCCCCTCTCAGCCAAGCTTGAGGAAGCATCCTGTGGGGTGGCAGGGGTGACAGACACCCTGTTCGGTGGAGAGGGTGTGACAGCAAAGGCCCTGCGTGGGATTCTCAAGAACGAACCAGCCGCCNNNNNNNNNNNNNNNNNNNNNNNNNNNNNNNNNNNNNNNNNNNNNNNNNNNNNNNNNNNNNNNNNNNNNNNNNNNNNNNNNNNNNNNNNNNNNNNNNNNNNNNNNNNNNNNNNNNNNNNNNNNNNNNNNNNNNNNNNNNNNNNNNNNNNNNNNNNNNNNNNNNNNNNNNNNNNNNNNNNNNNNNNNNNNNNNNNNNNNNNCTCTCTTCCCAGAGTGGCCCTTGGCCCGCTCCATCCAGTGTTAAGAATGAACATAGGCCTTGTCTTCTGGACACCAAGATGGGACACATTAATTTTGGGGCTCCTCTTCTCTCTGGGCCCCAGTCAGTGGCCTGGGGTCTGTTCTCTGAGGAAGC
This genomic interval from Peromyscus eremicus chromosome 20, PerEre_H2_v1, whole genome shotgun sequence contains the following:
- the Csnk1e gene encoding LOW QUALITY PROTEIN: casein kinase I (The sequence of the model RefSeq protein was modified relative to this genomic sequence to represent the inferred CDS: deleted 1 base in 1 codon) encodes the protein MELRVGNKYRLGRKIGSGSFGDIYLGANIASGEEVAIKLECVKTKHPQLHIESKFYKMMQGGVGIPSIKWCGAEGDYNVMVMELLGPSLEDLFNFCSRKFSLKTVLLLADQMISRIEYIHSKNFIHRDVKPDNFLMGLGKKGNLVYIIDFGLAKKYRDARTHQHIPYRENKNLTGTARYASINTHLGIEQSRRDDLESLGYVLMYFNLGSLPWQGLKAATKRQKYERISEKKMSTPIEVLCKGYPSEFSTYLNFCRSLRFDDKPDYSYLRQLFRNLFHRQGFSYDYVFDWNMLKFGAARNPEDVDRERREHEREERMGAVAGGPRPEPCPLAPPTGTTANRLRSAAEPVASTPASRIQQAGNTSPRAISRADRERKVSMRLHRGAPANVSSSDLTGRQEVSRISASQTSVPFDHLGK